The following nucleotide sequence is from Diorhabda sublineata isolate icDioSubl1.1 chromosome 11, icDioSubl1.1, whole genome shotgun sequence.
AAGTGGgacaaataaaaaatgccaACTCCCAAGATCCCGCCGAAGAAGCTCAGGGAAATTTCCAGTACACAGCTCCTGATGGTTCACCTATCCAATTATCATATGTTGCAAACGAGAATGGGTTCCAGCCGAGGGGTGATCATCTTCCCGTCCCACCGCCGATaccaatagaaattcaaaaagCTCTAGAATGGAACGCAGCGCATCCCGAAGAGGATGATGATGGCAGCGGAAAGCCCAGAAGACTTCGATAAAATACATTTGCAACAATCCCTATCATTTTAACTCAAATTTCGAGGTTTATTATTGTGATATACGCAGTTTCTTTGtaatatagaattatttttatcacttaAGTGTTTTGTGATTTGAAAAAGTACCCGTTCCTCGATTTAGATCCTCTTCAAACGTTGAACAAAAAGCTATTCGTTTTATCTGTAAATATATTTcacgaatataaaaaaaaattaattgattctgATGATTTACAAACCACAGgatcatttattataattcatactcatattgttgaaatttattattaatacccATTGAAACTTATCgtgatattgatatttataaagagAGATTCACAtggtgcaagaaattgcatggaAAATATTCCATAGATGAAATTCCAAtgtgaaattttggaaattttgatatCTGCTGGTTAGTTGTTAATCGAAAAGTAATTAAATTTCTCCCTattgcagcttgcacgcaataCAACTAGCAACAAATGCATAATGTTGCAAGTGCAAGATTTTGCCTCAAACAATGAGCTCAACTTCATCTGTGTatcatttttatcaagaaatacgCCTTATATTGTGTTGCACGTTAAATTGAATCATGCCAAGCGGCCTTAaactatacaggatgtcccacgacgagttaaaactaaaaCTGTATATGGCataatacttatagtaaaatcatgaatattactacgtttgggttttcgaatacgatctttttaattaaaactagcttttacccgcggcttcgctcgcatcgaatccattaaataagtatcagaaatcattataatagaacgaactctgtagctatattagaacctgagatatagatctttgaatgtagaaaaattgccaaaaacctacaaaaatccataactacACATTGAATGtctgcgcctagctcctctccaactcaaccgattcaagtgttcaaaaactcaaaagaaagaaggtgtttcagcgagtgttttttaatcaaaacgaactctgtagctatattagaacttgagatatagatctttgaatgtagaaaaattgccaaaaacctacaaaatccataactccacattgaatgtctgcgcctagctcctctccaactcaaccgattttagtgttcaaaaactcaaaaaaaaagaaggtgtttcagcgagtgttttttaatcaaaacgaactctgtagctatattagaacttgagatatagatctttgaatgtagaaaaattaccaaaaatctacaaaaatccataactccacattgaatgtccgcgcctaactcctctccaactcaaccgatttaagtgttcaaaaactcaaaagaaagaaagtgtttcagtGAGTATTCTTTAACAAAAtcgaaatctgtagctatattagaacctgagatatagatctttgaatgtagaaaaattgccaaaaacctacaaaatccataactccacattgaatgtctgcgcctagctcctctccaactcaaccgattttagtgttcaaaaactcaaaaaaaagaaggtgtttcagcgagtgtttttaaactcaaacgaagtctctatcttcaatagaacctgagatattgaaaatagaacgtgtgtatgtgaaaaactcccataagtaatgtacagggggaaatcgcatttgagtataacttgagaatggtgaatattagatgaaatccgatggttgatggctgatctgtgcatcaatacctttcattgaaaaaaaaaattaaggaaatcggttgggtagaacgcctgaacggactcggaatgaaaattatcaatttttttaatatataagatattttcTACCGGAAGTGGActgtatatttgttattttaaataatttaaaacaccctatatattaatacatttttgaaatctacgtgaaattttagtaaacttttgtctaaaatcttttttcggaaaatagGTTATTAATgtgtttgtaaaaattttaccgttgcagacccttataaattatttttttacgaagatacccttgaagataagaaaatggtttctattcggttgcttttatcAAAGTCAGACGTGTTTGAATCTATgctgaaacatttttcattttatacagggagTGCATAACAAGTGTTGAAAGTTTAAGTTaacacaaatatcaaatttctttatctttCTAAATAGAATCActcggttttttctattttaatgcattcagggataaaaaataaggcaaattcacgCATACTATACCTAAGCCTTACCGTTaaccagatattaaatgttttctgtaaatttttagagatgcaggtgtagtctcaagtttttttatgtatacttttattgaactgtcattagtcaattgttgacaCTTTCGTAAATCATTAAAATGGCTCGTTCTCcatttaataacgaataaataaaatttagaccacatctacatctctaaaaatttacagaa
It contains:
- the LOC130450408 gene encoding endocuticle structural glycoprotein SgAbd-1-like, with the protein product MKTLIFLGIYVYCVVAQGGNRRIPNSGQNPEGNARIISGASEVNLDGTYQWSFQSDNGISAQEVGQIKNANSQDPAEEAQGNFQYTAPDGSPIQLSYVANENGFQPRGDHLPVPPPIPIEIQKALEWNAAHPEEDDDGSGKPRRLR